A window from Vulcanimicrobium alpinum encodes these proteins:
- a CDS encoding O-antigen ligase family protein produces the protein MRPSALGLAVLCAIIPLYGTFAALDPSRPPIPPLIPHAATAAAGLLALAALAAVVPAAARAVRRDALTLAFLAPGLATLVSAVTGFDPLSGIGLGVLVLGVGGAGLALAREADAATVRLCLRVLLWSALAAGALALTLFVLHRPAALYAYNNGRAVGTFLNPNELAAYALVLLSVAVPLAVASRGRDRLAVAAAAVLAVTLGATFSRWGALSAVCGVAAYALLARSRALLAAAAAVAVAGLAVNAWAGATHHNPRDTEARAVAWRAGITTFERFPLLGVGPLAFSRTYDTVRPPEAPGPRTPVAFDPHSLPIAFAADGGLLALITLSASFATVMRAVAVAAATARPAARMLALGLAAGLTALFVDCTINTISLFFVLGLQVVPLALAVVRTDAR, from the coding sequence ATGCGCCCCTCCGCGCTCGGCCTCGCGGTCCTCTGCGCGATCATCCCGCTCTACGGGACCTTCGCGGCGCTCGACCCGTCCCGGCCCCCCATTCCGCCGCTGATCCCGCACGCCGCGACCGCCGCGGCCGGGCTCCTCGCGCTGGCGGCGCTCGCCGCGGTCGTGCCGGCCGCCGCCCGGGCGGTCCGTCGCGACGCGCTGACCCTGGCGTTCCTCGCGCCCGGGCTCGCGACGCTCGTCTCGGCGGTGACGGGCTTCGATCCGCTCAGCGGGATCGGCCTGGGGGTGCTGGTCCTCGGGGTCGGCGGCGCCGGGCTCGCGCTGGCGCGCGAAGCCGACGCCGCGACCGTCCGCCTGTGCCTGCGCGTCCTGCTCTGGTCGGCGCTCGCCGCCGGCGCCCTGGCGCTCACGCTCTTCGTGCTGCACCGGCCGGCGGCGCTTTACGCGTACAACAACGGCCGCGCCGTCGGGACGTTCCTGAACCCGAACGAACTCGCCGCCTACGCCCTCGTTCTGCTGAGCGTCGCGGTCCCGCTCGCCGTCGCGAGCCGCGGGCGCGACCGGCTCGCCGTCGCCGCCGCGGCGGTCCTCGCGGTGACGCTCGGTGCGACCTTCTCGCGCTGGGGCGCGCTCAGCGCGGTGTGCGGCGTCGCTGCCTACGCGCTGCTCGCCCGTTCGCGGGCGCTGCTCGCGGCCGCCGCGGCCGTCGCCGTCGCCGGCCTGGCCGTGAACGCGTGGGCCGGCGCGACCCACCACAACCCGCGCGACACCGAGGCCCGCGCCGTCGCCTGGCGCGCCGGGATCACCACCTTCGAACGCTTCCCGCTGCTGGGCGTCGGCCCGCTGGCGTTCTCGCGGACCTACGACACCGTCCGGCCGCCCGAGGCGCCGGGCCCGCGCACCCCGGTCGCGTTCGACCCGCACTCGCTCCCGATCGCGTTTGCCGCCGACGGCGGGCTGCTCGCGCTGATCACCCTCTCGGCGTCGTTCGCGACCGTGATGCGGGCCGTCGCGGTCGCGGCGGCGACAGCCCGCCCTGCCGCGCGAATGCTCGCGCTCGGCCTCGCGGCGGGGCTCACCGCGCTGTTCGTCGACTGCACGATCAACACGATCTCGCTGTTCTTCGTGCTCGGTCTCCAGGTCGTGCCGCTCGCGCTCGCCGTAGTACGCACCGATGCCCGCTAA
- a CDS encoding LptF/LptG family permease has product MIAAAPASSAHARRAPLWPPTIMDRYLIAELRGPFLFGLSAFTLIFVATQILAIGRLVSEEHAPLWAAVEYFLWGMPQYLLLVIPMAMLLGTLLAMQRLSGDSEVIAFKAGGVSLARIVAPLLIVGLLISLFALIVQELFVPFANDKAAYVRQAVIEHVSPALSNLSAVTPLPGGGKQVTIAGAFDVERQALLNVTVIRYDAQQKPREFIVADRATYTQPTWHFENARTYAFSQDGQTQTGTFPGGLQVDIGERPNQIAKQSLQISNPEDLSRAEIKERIDSGQLSPQQRNLFTATYSAKLARPFAAFVFTLIAVSFGLRPVRGGGTGLGFGIAVAVVFVYYVISTVFLSIGGAAVWLAGIAAWTPNLLFTIIGAVLLRRASRA; this is encoded by the coding sequence GTGATCGCCGCCGCGCCCGCTTCGAGCGCGCACGCGCGGCGCGCGCCGCTATGGCCGCCGACGATCATGGACCGCTACCTGATCGCCGAACTGCGCGGCCCGTTTCTGTTCGGGCTCTCGGCGTTCACGCTGATCTTCGTCGCCACGCAGATCCTCGCGATCGGCCGGCTGGTCTCCGAAGAACACGCGCCGCTGTGGGCGGCGGTCGAATACTTCCTGTGGGGGATGCCGCAGTATCTGCTGCTGGTGATCCCGATGGCGATGCTGCTCGGAACGCTGCTCGCGATGCAGCGGCTCTCCGGCGACAGCGAGGTCATCGCGTTCAAGGCCGGCGGCGTCTCGCTGGCGCGCATCGTCGCACCGCTGCTCATCGTCGGGCTGCTCATCTCGCTCTTCGCGCTGATCGTTCAGGAGCTGTTCGTCCCGTTCGCCAACGACAAGGCGGCGTACGTGCGGCAAGCGGTGATCGAGCACGTCTCGCCGGCACTCTCGAACCTCTCGGCGGTGACGCCGCTGCCGGGCGGCGGGAAGCAAGTTACGATCGCCGGCGCGTTCGACGTCGAACGGCAGGCGCTGCTCAACGTCACCGTGATCCGTTACGACGCGCAGCAGAAGCCGCGCGAGTTCATCGTCGCCGACCGCGCGACATACACGCAGCCGACGTGGCACTTCGAGAACGCGCGCACCTACGCGTTCTCGCAGGACGGGCAGACGCAGACCGGCACGTTCCCGGGCGGCTTGCAAGTCGACATCGGCGAGCGCCCGAACCAGATCGCGAAGCAGTCGCTGCAGATCTCCAACCCCGAAGATCTCTCGCGCGCTGAGATCAAGGAGCGCATCGACTCGGGGCAGCTCTCGCCGCAGCAGCGCAACCTCTTCACGGCGACGTACTCGGCGAAGCTCGCGCGGCCGTTCGCGGCGTTCGTGTTCACGCTTATCGCCGTCTCGTTCGGGCTGCGCCCGGTGCGCGGCGGCGGGACCGGACTTGGCTTCGGGATCGCGGTCGCCGTGGTCTTCGTCTACTACGTCATCTCGACCGTGTTTCTGTCGATCGGCGGCGCCGCCGTGTGGCTCGCCGGGATCGCCGCGTGGACGCCCAACCTGCTCTTCACGATCATCGGTGCGGTGCTGCTGCGCCGCGCGTCGCGGGCGTAG
- the lptC gene encoding LPS export ABC transporter periplasmic protein LptC, whose protein sequence is MPAKPLCTLLLLAVAAGCAPKAPAPAPGGGSPAPTATATPVPVHVVGAGKPGQPAVLSETKANRKIYTIRAVQFEGDALGTNGVGRLDHPHITFYDKTGSVTVADAPKATVKQRDKSIDMTGGVHARTAEGGVLTCDSLRYDAGTERLLGTGHVVLTSPDGLRLSGDRLDGDVRLHDARVTSGSAA, encoded by the coding sequence ATGCCCGCTAAGCCGCTCTGCACGCTCCTGCTCCTCGCCGTCGCGGCGGGGTGTGCGCCGAAGGCGCCTGCGCCGGCGCCGGGCGGCGGCTCGCCCGCCCCGACCGCGACCGCGACCCCCGTGCCGGTGCACGTCGTCGGCGCCGGAAAACCCGGTCAGCCCGCGGTGCTGAGCGAGACGAAGGCGAATCGCAAGATCTACACCATCCGCGCGGTGCAGTTCGAGGGCGACGCACTCGGCACCAACGGCGTCGGGCGGCTCGATCACCCGCACATCACGTTCTACGACAAGACCGGATCGGTCACGGTCGCCGACGCGCCGAAGGCCACCGTGAAACAACGCGACAAGAGTATCGATATGACGGGCGGCGTGCACGCGCGAACCGCGGAAGGCGGCGTTTTGACCTGCGATTCCTTGCGCTACGATGCGGGAACGGAGCGTTTGCTCGGAACGGGGCACGTCGTCCTCACCTCGCCCGACGGCCTGCGGCTGAGCGGCGACCGGCTCGACGGCGACGTGCGGCTGCACGACGCGCGCGTGACCTCCGGGAGCGCGGCTTGA
- a CDS encoding DUF3084 domain-containing protein: MSFTWIPGVLSVIGIAIVAGGIAYIGDRVGHQVGRKRLTLFGLRPKYTSTIVAVATGMLIALCVTLIALLASSQVRTAFFRLGQLNAEINALQAQAIAQQQELNTTRNSNIVVQKGALVGPGVLLNTSLPEAEQLRVFSAFFDDTVRIANQNAPRMGLLPTKSRSTDARVRADLIRVLQDAREHFASVGDGKSTLLFLPIASQNLFRGETMSFSFGSWPDKRLYVGDEEIASIDVEGGRPLSQLDYSLLQSRAYAALAQRGMPYPFFAFPSGFDPAKLDAVAAQVARVKGRFRVIARSVGDLYPHTAQFTIGVTLAPRS; this comes from the coding sequence ATGAGCTTCACCTGGATCCCCGGCGTCCTCTCGGTCATCGGGATCGCGATCGTCGCCGGCGGGATCGCCTACATCGGCGACCGCGTCGGACATCAGGTCGGCCGCAAGCGGCTGACGCTGTTCGGCCTGCGCCCGAAGTACACGTCGACGATCGTCGCGGTCGCGACCGGGATGCTGATCGCGCTGTGCGTCACGCTGATCGCGCTGCTCGCCTCGAGCCAGGTGCGCACCGCGTTCTTCCGCCTGGGCCAGCTCAACGCAGAGATCAACGCGCTCCAGGCGCAGGCGATCGCGCAGCAGCAGGAACTCAACACGACGCGCAACTCCAACATCGTCGTGCAGAAGGGCGCGCTCGTCGGACCCGGCGTTCTGCTCAACACGTCGCTCCCGGAAGCCGAGCAGTTGCGCGTCTTCTCGGCTTTTTTCGACGACACGGTCCGCATCGCGAACCAGAACGCGCCGCGGATGGGGCTGCTGCCGACCAAGAGCCGCTCGACCGACGCGCGGGTGCGGGCCGATCTGATCCGCGTGCTGCAGGACGCGCGCGAGCACTTCGCCTCCGTCGGCGACGGGAAGTCGACGCTGCTGTTCCTCCCGATCGCCTCGCAGAATCTCTTCCGCGGCGAGACGATGAGCTTCTCGTTCGGGTCGTGGCCCGACAAGCGGCTCTACGTCGGCGACGAGGAGATCGCGTCGATCGACGTCGAGGGCGGACGGCCGCTCTCGCAGCTCGATTACTCGCTCCTGCAGAGCCGCGCATATGCGGCGCTCGCGCAGCGCGGGATGCCCTACCCGTTCTTCGCGTTCCCCAGCGGCTTCGATCCGGCGAAACTCGACGCCGTCGCCGCTCAGGTAGCGCGGGTGAAGGGCCGCTTCCGGGTGATCGCGCGCTCGGTCGGCGACCTCTACCCCCACACGGCGCAGTTCACGATCGGCGTCACGCTCGCGCCGCGGTCCTGA
- the lpxD gene encoding UDP-3-O-(3-hydroxymyristoyl)glucosamine N-acyltransferase has product MSAPPAAPGLGTLGELAQRTGGRVVGDPGVTIERITAVDDADATTLTFAVDERYLRSALESKAAAVLADEALVAAGETYRKPILAVPSARIALASLLAALEPARPAGPFVHPAAAVDPSAVIGEDVWIGPLVAVGARTRIGDRTVLNAGVVIGADARVGADALFQPRAYLADRCVAGDRVVLQAGAVIGSDGFGWAFLDGRLIKIPQIGIVTLGDDVEIGANTCIDRAQTGVTSVGNGTKIDNLCQIGHNCRIGEHTAIAAFAGMAGTTVIGDYVRVAGSALFKGHITIGNRVTIAGAAHIWGDVPDGAFVGGRPAQNHRDEIRLQAYLRKLPKLYARVDALEKHGT; this is encoded by the coding sequence GTGAGCGCGCCGCCGGCGGCGCCTGGGCTGGGGACGCTCGGCGAACTGGCGCAGCGCACCGGCGGCCGCGTCGTCGGCGATCCCGGCGTGACGATCGAACGGATCACCGCCGTCGACGACGCCGACGCGACGACGCTGACGTTCGCCGTCGACGAACGCTATCTGCGCAGCGCGCTCGAGTCGAAAGCCGCCGCCGTTCTGGCCGACGAGGCGCTGGTAGCGGCCGGCGAGACCTATCGCAAACCGATCCTCGCGGTCCCCTCCGCGCGGATCGCGCTCGCGTCGCTGCTTGCGGCGCTCGAGCCGGCGCGTCCCGCCGGCCCGTTCGTCCATCCCGCCGCCGCCGTCGATCCGTCGGCGGTCATCGGCGAAGACGTCTGGATCGGGCCGCTCGTCGCGGTCGGCGCCCGCACCCGGATCGGCGACCGGACGGTGCTCAACGCTGGCGTGGTGATCGGCGCCGACGCGAGGGTCGGGGCCGACGCGCTGTTCCAGCCGCGCGCGTACCTCGCCGACCGCTGCGTCGCCGGCGACCGCGTCGTCCTGCAGGCCGGAGCGGTGATCGGCAGCGACGGGTTCGGCTGGGCGTTCCTCGACGGGCGGCTGATCAAGATCCCGCAGATCGGGATTGTCACCCTCGGCGACGACGTCGAAATCGGCGCGAACACTTGCATCGACCGCGCGCAGACCGGCGTGACCTCGGTCGGGAACGGGACGAAGATCGACAACCTCTGCCAGATCGGCCACAACTGCCGGATCGGCGAGCACACCGCGATCGCGGCGTTTGCCGGGATGGCCGGGACGACCGTGATCGGCGATTACGTGCGGGTCGCGGGCTCGGCGCTCTTCAAGGGCCACATCACGATCGGCAACCGGGTGACGATCGCGGGCGCCGCGCACATCTGGGGCGACGTCCCCGACGGCGCTTTCGTCGGCGGCCGCCCGGCGCAGAACCATCGCGACGAAATCCGCCTTCAGGCGTACCTGCGGAAGCTCCCCAAGCTCTACGCCCGAGTCGACGCGCTCGAGAAGCACGGCACGTGA
- the fabZ gene encoding 3-hydroxyacyl-ACP dehydratase FabZ translates to MPTLDVREIMKILPHRYPLLLIDRITELQPFAFARGYKNVTANEPMLQGHFPGNPLFPGVYMIEALAQLGGTTILEPGDMARKVPYLAAVDKAKFKRPVVPGDRLDMEARVTKTKLNIGWVSAEAKVDGKVVVSAELTFSITIDPSAFANDATVLHL, encoded by the coding sequence GTGCCGACACTCGACGTGCGCGAGATCATGAAGATCCTCCCGCATCGCTATCCGCTGCTCTTGATCGACCGCATCACCGAACTCCAGCCGTTCGCGTTCGCGCGCGGCTACAAGAACGTCACCGCGAACGAACCGATGCTGCAGGGCCACTTTCCGGGCAACCCGCTGTTCCCCGGCGTCTACATGATCGAGGCGCTCGCGCAGCTCGGCGGCACGACGATTCTCGAACCCGGCGACATGGCGCGCAAGGTGCCGTACCTCGCCGCGGTCGACAAGGCGAAGTTCAAACGGCCGGTCGTCCCGGGCGACCGGCTCGACATGGAAGCGCGCGTCACGAAGACGAAATTGAACATCGGCTGGGTCAGCGCCGAAGCGAAGGTCGACGGCAAGGTCGTCGTCAGCGCGGAGCTGACGTTTTCGATCACGATCGATCCGTCGGCGTTCGCCAACGACGCGACCGTGCTGCACCTGTGA
- the lptB gene encoding LPS export ABC transporter ATP-binding protein, with the protein MTDRIVLRDLVKKYGQRTVVKEVSAVVQRGEVVGLLGPNGAGKTTTFYMVVGLVKPDGGTVTLERHDGDTFEITRSPMHVRARAGIGYLAQENSIFRKLSVGDNLRLIWEMNGVPAAERERRLPELLAEFGLLDFVDQRGDSLSGGERRRVEIARAIATEPAFLLLDEPFTGIDPIAVADIQAMIRQLRERGLGVLITDHQVRETLAIVDRAYILNDGRIEVSGSAQDVLDSPVARKFYLGEGFRL; encoded by the coding sequence TTGACCGATCGCATCGTCCTGCGCGATCTCGTCAAGAAATACGGTCAGCGCACCGTCGTCAAAGAGGTCAGCGCCGTGGTGCAGCGCGGCGAAGTCGTCGGGCTGCTCGGCCCCAACGGCGCCGGCAAGACGACGACGTTCTACATGGTCGTCGGGCTGGTGAAGCCCGACGGCGGGACCGTCACGCTCGAGCGCCACGACGGCGACACGTTCGAGATCACGCGCTCGCCGATGCACGTGCGCGCGCGCGCCGGGATCGGTTATCTCGCGCAGGAGAACTCGATCTTCCGCAAGCTCTCCGTCGGCGACAACCTGCGCCTGATCTGGGAGATGAACGGCGTGCCGGCCGCCGAGCGCGAGCGGCGACTCCCCGAGTTGCTCGCCGAGTTCGGATTGCTCGACTTCGTCGACCAGCGCGGGGATTCGCTCTCCGGCGGCGAGCGCCGCCGCGTCGAGATCGCGCGCGCGATCGCGACCGAACCGGCGTTTTTGCTGCTCGACGAACCGTTCACCGGGATCGACCCGATCGCCGTCGCCGACATCCAGGCGATGATCCGCCAACTGCGCGAGCGCGGACTCGGCGTGCTGATCACCGACCACCAGGTGCGCGAGACGCTCGCAATCGTCGATCGTGCGTACATCCTCAACGACGGCCGGATCGAAGTGAGCGGTTCGGCGCAGGACGTCCTCGATTCGCCGGTGGCGCGCAAGTTTTATCTCGGCGAAGGGTTCCGCTTGTGA
- a CDS encoding lipid-A-disaccharide synthase produces MRAFFSTGEASGELLAADLLGALRRRVAVKAEGIGDDRLAAAGVHIVQRTRGWATLGIVEALRNIPRLGLASIRLALHVRTTAPDFVVLIDFGAFNVRFAWLLRRFGFRNPIVYYAPPAAWLDNPVRARQVAALCDPLTIFRHQAEFYRSLHLPIGYVGHPLVSTIEARPPRPPAAAGGGTIALLPGSRAGEIERHTPRLLDALARVREVRPGVQAVIVAANDDAQRHIEHLLAFRSPLPVTLARDTRAVLRDADAAAIASGTAVLEAALIETPAVALYVLGEAQAKIARRIYRGRFITIPNLVLDEPVVPELVQEAATPAALADALLALLDAPQAQRDGYARARAALGPHDALQRNADWVLATVAEHRVPAARALAAGTF; encoded by the coding sequence ATGCGCGCGTTCTTCAGCACCGGTGAGGCGTCGGGCGAACTGCTCGCCGCCGATCTGCTCGGTGCTCTGCGCCGGCGCGTCGCCGTGAAAGCCGAAGGGATCGGCGACGACCGGCTCGCCGCCGCCGGCGTGCACATCGTGCAGCGCACGCGCGGCTGGGCGACGCTGGGAATCGTCGAAGCGTTGCGCAATATCCCGCGCTTGGGGCTCGCGTCGATCCGCCTCGCGCTGCACGTGCGAACGACGGCCCCGGATTTCGTCGTGCTGATCGACTTCGGCGCGTTCAACGTGCGCTTCGCGTGGCTGCTGCGCCGCTTCGGCTTCCGCAATCCGATCGTGTACTACGCGCCGCCGGCGGCGTGGCTCGACAATCCGGTTCGCGCGCGGCAGGTCGCGGCGCTCTGCGATCCGCTCACGATCTTTCGCCATCAAGCGGAGTTCTATCGTTCGCTGCACCTGCCGATCGGCTACGTCGGCCATCCGCTCGTCTCGACGATCGAAGCGCGCCCGCCACGCCCGCCGGCGGCGGCCGGCGGCGGGACGATCGCACTGCTCCCCGGGAGCCGCGCCGGCGAGATCGAGCGCCACACGCCGCGGCTGCTCGACGCGCTCGCGCGCGTACGCGAGGTTCGCCCCGGCGTGCAGGCGGTGATCGTCGCCGCGAACGACGACGCGCAGCGGCACATCGAACACCTGCTGGCATTCCGCTCGCCGCTCCCGGTGACGCTGGCGCGCGACACCCGCGCGGTGCTGCGCGACGCCGACGCCGCGGCGATCGCGTCCGGCACCGCGGTGCTCGAGGCGGCGCTGATCGAGACGCCCGCCGTCGCGCTGTACGTCCTGGGTGAAGCGCAGGCGAAGATCGCACGCCGCATCTATCGCGGCCGGTTCATCACCATTCCGAACCTCGTCCTCGACGAGCCGGTCGTCCCCGAACTCGTGCAGGAGGCGGCCACGCCGGCGGCGCTCGCCGACGCGCTGCTCGCGCTGCTCGACGCGCCGCAGGCGCAGCGCGACGGATATGCGCGCGCGCGCGCCGCGCTCGGCCCGCACGATGCGCTGCAGCGCAACGCCGATTGGGTGCTGGCGACCGTCGCGGAGCATCGCGTGCCGGCGGCCCGCGCGCTCGCGGCGGGAACGTTCTGA
- the lpxC gene encoding UDP-3-O-acyl-N-acetylglucosamine deacetylase: MQYQTTLRDAIAFEGAGLHTGVTARVRVLPAPAGHGLRFRLDDSVEFPARADYVLDTVRATVVGVGAHRVSTVEHLLSALLGCGVDNALIDVHGGEIPVEDGSAKAFADAIDAVGIATLHEARVRWIPAETRVFRDGDKMLIVAPASSFRVRMMVDYPPPIGAQYVDVEITPEAYRAEVAPNRTFGYQHEVEGLLKRGLAQGGTLENAVVFGPDGPLAPLRSESEPARHKILDLVGDFALLGAYPQCEVIAIKSGHKLHCTAVRELRHDLGESAAVTATS; encoded by the coding sequence GTGCAGTATCAGACGACGTTACGCGACGCGATCGCTTTTGAAGGGGCGGGGCTCCACACCGGGGTGACGGCCCGCGTGCGCGTCCTGCCGGCCCCCGCCGGCCACGGGCTGCGATTCCGCCTCGACGACAGCGTCGAGTTTCCCGCGCGCGCCGACTACGTGCTCGACACCGTTCGCGCCACGGTCGTCGGGGTGGGGGCGCACCGCGTCTCGACGGTCGAGCATCTGCTCTCGGCGCTGCTCGGCTGCGGGGTCGACAACGCACTCATCGACGTCCACGGCGGCGAGATCCCGGTCGAGGACGGCAGCGCGAAAGCGTTCGCCGACGCGATCGACGCGGTCGGGATCGCGACCCTGCACGAGGCGCGGGTGCGCTGGATCCCCGCCGAGACGCGGGTCTTCCGCGACGGCGACAAGATGCTGATCGTCGCGCCGGCCTCGAGCTTCCGGGTGCGGATGATGGTGGACTATCCGCCGCCGATCGGCGCGCAGTACGTCGACGTCGAGATCACGCCCGAGGCGTATCGCGCCGAGGTGGCGCCGAACCGCACGTTCGGCTACCAGCACGAGGTGGAAGGGCTGCTCAAGCGCGGGCTCGCGCAGGGCGGGACGCTCGAGAACGCGGTCGTGTTCGGGCCCGACGGGCCGCTCGCGCCGCTGCGCAGCGAATCGGAGCCGGCGCGCCACAAGATCCTCGATCTGGTCGGCGATTTCGCGCTGCTCGGCGCGTATCCGCAATGCGAGGTCATCGCGATCAAGAGCGGCCACAAGCTTCACTGCACCGCCGTGCGCGAACTGCGGCACGATTTGGGCGAATCGGCCGCGGTGACCGCCACATCCTGA
- a CDS encoding metallophosphoesterase: MRIYHTSDVHDRRHIAEPILALRAARPGLYVDCGDSLRGSQTVFHRREPIVGELDRAHVDVQAMGNREFHYIAAAVRARVALMRHPLVCANLTSARGRVPFTADLTLVRDDAEGTPWTLRFFGLLVVQYPAGSPWERVFDWRFADPIGVAERIANETPDDVVLIALSHLGLRTDRLLARRVPRLDLILGGHSHDTLPEPEYAGGVPIVHAGPYGAFVSRTELAKDAAGRARITDFALEPLR, from the coding sequence GTGCGGATCTATCACACCAGCGACGTCCACGACCGGCGGCACATCGCCGAACCGATCCTGGCGTTGCGCGCCGCGCGGCCGGGGCTCTACGTCGACTGCGGCGACTCGCTCCGCGGCTCGCAGACCGTCTTCCATCGCCGCGAACCGATCGTCGGCGAACTCGATCGCGCGCACGTCGACGTCCAGGCGATGGGCAATCGGGAGTTCCACTACATCGCGGCGGCGGTGCGCGCGCGCGTCGCGCTGATGCGACACCCGCTGGTGTGCGCGAACCTGACGAGCGCGCGCGGCCGGGTGCCGTTCACCGCCGACCTGACGCTGGTGCGCGACGATGCCGAGGGCACGCCGTGGACGCTGCGTTTTTTCGGCCTTCTCGTCGTGCAGTATCCCGCGGGTTCGCCGTGGGAGCGCGTCTTCGATTGGCGCTTCGCCGATCCGATCGGCGTCGCGGAGCGCATCGCGAACGAGACTCCGGACGACGTCGTGCTGATCGCGCTCTCGCATCTCGGACTTCGTACGGACCGTCTGCTCGCGCGGCGCGTCCCCCGGCTCGATCTCATCCTCGGCGGCCACAGTCACGACACGCTCCCCGAACCGGAGTACGCCGGCGGCGTGCCGATCGTGCACGCGGGGCCCTACGGTGCGTTTGTGTCGCGCACCGAGCTTGCGAAGGACGCCGCCGGCCGCGCCCGTATCACGGACTTCGCGCTCGAGCCGCTGCGGTGA
- the lpxA gene encoding acyl-ACP--UDP-N-acetylglucosamine O-acyltransferase: MIHPTAIVHPNATIAKSVEVGPYCIVGEHVTIDSGAKLLAHVVVNGRTSIGADTVIYPFTSIGAPSQDRKAADDEVSYTKIGARTTIREYVSIHRGTGDQTVTAVGDDSLLLAYVHVAHNCRIGNHVTMSNLAQLAGGVVVEDYAGIGGMAGIHQGVRVGRHAFVGGYTKIGQDVPPFLLVDGNPPQAYGLNTVGLRRHGIAAEARAELKEAYKTIYRSERNLSQAIAALREQVKTPEGRALLAFLEGPSERGILK; the protein is encoded by the coding sequence GTGATCCATCCGACCGCGATCGTCCATCCGAACGCGACCATCGCGAAGTCGGTGGAGGTCGGCCCCTACTGCATCGTCGGGGAACACGTGACGATCGATTCCGGGGCGAAGCTGCTCGCGCACGTCGTCGTCAACGGGCGCACGTCGATCGGCGCCGACACGGTGATCTATCCGTTCACCTCGATCGGCGCGCCGTCACAGGATCGCAAAGCCGCCGACGACGAGGTCTCGTACACGAAGATCGGCGCGCGCACCACGATCCGCGAATACGTCTCGATCCATCGCGGGACCGGCGACCAGACCGTCACCGCGGTCGGCGACGACTCGCTCCTGCTTGCCTACGTGCACGTCGCGCACAACTGCCGGATCGGCAACCACGTCACGATGTCGAATCTCGCGCAGCTCGCCGGCGGCGTCGTCGTCGAAGACTACGCGGGGATCGGCGGGATGGCCGGGATCCATCAGGGCGTGCGCGTCGGCCGCCACGCGTTCGTCGGCGGCTACACGAAGATCGGCCAGGACGTTCCGCCGTTTCTGCTCGTCGACGGGAACCCGCCGCAGGCGTACGGGCTCAACACCGTCGGCTTGCGCCGTCACGGGATCGCCGCCGAAGCGCGCGCCGAATTGAAGGAAGCGTACAAGACGATCTACCGCTCGGAGCGCAACCTCTCGCAGGCGATCGCGGCGCTGCGCGAGCAGGTGAAGACGCCCGAAGGCCGTGCCCTGCTCGCGTTCCTCGAGGGCCCGTCGGAACGCGGGATCCTCAAGTAG